ctcttcttcacttccGGCAAAGTGATGGAGACCAGAGAGACAATACTAAAGAAATTAACATCgtacaatttcttccattgGTCAACGACAATGTCGTTGACATGTTGGACTGGTTCCAAGACACCTGCATTTGCAACCACTGAGTCAATCTTGCCATGACCTTTGACAGCTTGATCGActaatttcttcagaacAACATCATCCGTAATGTCGCCAACGACATAAAAGAATCTGTCACCGTATTTCTGCTTAATCTCCTTCAAAGGAGCTTCAGACCTAGCAACTCCATAAACGACAGCATCATCGCTGGTGTTCAAGATAACCTCAACAATTGACTTGCCAATCCCTCTGGATGCACCAGTGACCAAGATAACTTTACCCATGTTTAGATAGAACGCTTCGATGTGGATGAATTAGAGCAACTCTGAGAATGAAAAGCTTATTTTTCCTTTAATCATGCAATTTTTTACTTGAAGGCCCTTACAAAAATGCCAAGAGATGATTTACCTTAAATCTCGCATCTCTTCCGAACATCGAACAAATTCACATCCGATCAATTCGAGctgaaagatgaaattttgaaaattatGTATTCACCGCATGCAGGACAGTCCACAGCAGTCTCGATTAGAGGTAAATAATCACAAGCTGACGACATTTGATCAGCGTTATAAGAAAGTAAGCCATCATGACATTTTAAATCAACGAAATCAAGCGGTCGCAGAAGTTAAAGTACACTGTAATATCACAGTTTCATGTTATGTGTATGATATTCACTTTATGAGTTCAAAATTCTCTCCTGTGCTCTCAGTTTCTTGGTCGGCCGCTTCAAAATCTTAGAGAGTTATGAATGAGAccaagtttttcaaatatcGATTAAAGTAGGTGACATTCTGttaattcttcaaaggaTTAATATCTCCAGATGGGGGGGGAGAGATGGATCCGTAAATTACAATTCTTAAGACATAACCAGCAACAAGTAGCTCCAAAAAGCTGGCGGATAAGGGAGAATTTTGCTCAAGAATCAAGCGCAGGATATTGGATAAGCCAAAGCATCGTAAATAAAGCTGTTTAAATTTTCATGTCTTGATGGTGGTTTTATCGCGAGTTCTACAGGGGTGCCTCAAGTTCCACGCGTAAGGCTCCAAGCGAGCGAGAGCTGAAATGTTCACGAAAATCGCACAGAAAAGACAAGTTGCAGTGGCCCACACGAGTGGATTCGAATACATATCCATTGTTATGGATAAGACGAACATGGATTGGGCAAAGGATATACCCTGCCGAAACGTTATCATTTATGGATACTGTCGAAAGGAGCAAGAAGGGTGCCCGTTTAAACACGAGAACCACGAGACCGCCGGACAGACGACAACTACAACAATGAAGGTTCCATCGAGCTCGGAAGGTCCAACATTGATTTCGAGCCATCCTGGGCCTTCACCATCGACTCCAACGCCAAAGTTCAATGCCAAGATTTCTGCGAGTTTTACACCAATGTCAGCCAAGGGAGCAAACGTTGCGACTTTGAGCCTGGAAAGTGAGCCATCAGGCAGGGCATCACCGGATTTCCACATACCGGGGTTGTCTTCGACACCTCAGCTACCCTCACTGTCCTCTGGGGGCTCATTTGGCGCACCAGCATTCAATCCGTACGCGGCAGAAAGCTTCACACCAGCGTCTTCGGCTGGAGTCCGTCTAAATCATCTGACTATGCACGATGACAGCAATGGAACACTCGGTGCTTCGCATGATGCTGAAGGTACTCTTTCGATGGCTGCTACTGGGTTGACAATTGGAGAGCCACCCGTCTCTGGGACTTCGCACGTTGCCTTGAAGTATCCTACAATTTATCCACCACCTCACAGTCTCCTCCAATACCATCTGTATGCGCCTGATCCTCCACCACACCTTAGAGTGTCACTTAAACCAAACGAGCGTACTCCTGAGTCCCTCTTCATCCCTAATGACCTCAGAGAAGAGCTTGTGAAGCGAAATCTGGCTTCTTTACAAGTATTTCCGTTAGGGGGTGCAACACCAACAATAGTCCAAGACTACTTTGGCCTGGTTCCGTTGGATTTCAATAAGAGTACAGGTACGAAAGACAGCTTCATGGGTCACAAAAACTCGCTATACAAAGTATTTTCTAATTTGGACGGTAAACTTTATCTCTTGCGGCGTATACACGACGTCAAGGGGATGGATCAAATCCAATTGTCGAGTACTTATCAAGCTTGGAGCAAAATTTCCAGTGCCAATGTGGTCAAGTTAACGGACCTGTTCTTGACAACTAAGTTTGGAGACTCGTCTCTTTGCGCGGTATATGATTACTACCCGCTTGCAAAATCCTTATATGACACGCACTTTGCCAGCTTCCCATTAACTCCAATAACGCAGGAATATCTATGGACTTATTTAGTGCAGATAACCAACGGGATGAAAACAATTCACGCTAACGGGCTGGCAGTTGGAAGCCTAGATTGGGATAAGGTTATCGTCACGGGAGCACCAGGCAGGATTAAGATATCTGGCTGTGGTGCCCTTAACGCCTTACGCTATAATGAGCATCATGACCTTCACGCCGAGCAACAAGAGGATTACAAGAAACTTGGTAACCTACTGAGAGACCTTGCCTCCAAGATAGGCCCCAATAAAGATCCTTCAATCGACGACCTtgtcgttgaagaaagtttcaagagTGTCCTCAAATATCTATTAGACGAGGAAAACAGCAATAAAGACATACGGACCTTAACTATGCTGTTTTACGAGAAGCTCTACAGTTGCGTTGACTCTTCTTTGAGTTACACAGAGTATACTGAGGGAGTGCTGTCTCGCGAACTAGAGAACGGAAGATTGTTCAGATTAATGTGCAAACTGAACTGTATATACGGACGGATGGAATCACGAATAGATGTCGACTGGTCTGAATCCGGTGGTAAGTTCCCGATAGTTCTATTTTACGACTTCGTTTTCCATCAAGTGGATGCTTCGGGCAAGAATATCTTAGACTTAACCCATGTCCTAAGATGTTTGAATAAATTAGATGCGGGGGtatctgaaaaaattgtacTAGCAACACCTGATGAGATGAATTGCATTATAATAAGCTAcaaggaattgaaagatttgataGATTACACTTTTCGATCTTTAGCGCAATAAGTAGAAAGtctcatttttcaacaagcTTTGAATAGTTACTATTAATGTTTAATATTTTGTCAcaaagaaaaggaaaagatcGAACAGCATAGATTTCGACATGGGGTTCAAGAGAGAGCTCACAAGATTCAAGAACAGAATAAAATACGAAAACACTAAAATTCGCCTAAATTCCCATAGAAAAAAGACGCAGATGCCAGCTGGACTTTCTGTTCTACCGATTAATCGGCTGCCTATGACACTGCGTGATGACACAGAATATGAGTTTTACGCTAAACAAATGCTGAGCGAGGCTGGAAATACTGGTGACATTTTGAATCAGAGCTTAAAGTGTTATTGCGTCTGTCATAGCATTAGTAATACTGACAGACCCAACACGCCAATATTTCATTCTGGAGATTGCTTACAGGATTGTGGGGAAAATAACGATCAGTATCGCTATTACCTGAGCTGTAAACTTCGAGCACTTCAAAAATAAACTTAAGTATTCATTTGGGTGTTTTATTTTATAGTATCGAGCGACATTAGGCTAATTTGTGTCGCGCCAgcatattcttcaaaaacagTTCCCATTGAGTCGCTGACCTTATAAGACAGTTCGCTTCATCGTAGTAACACGGGATGAGGGCTCAACCTTTATCAATTAGTTATTTAGTAGTTAGACCGTCTTATATTATTTGGATTTCTCTCTACACTGGTCCCGGATATCGTTCAAACTACGCTTTTGGACACCGTTTACGAGATTATCGGGGCTCAACCACTTTTCGAAGGCTTCTTGACAAGTCTTCCATTCGCTATCAATGATTGAAAGGTAAGTGGTATCACGGCTACGTCCTTTGTAAACCATTGCCTGACGAAAGGTGCCCTCTACTGTGAAACCTAATCTCTTAGCAGCATTACTCGAAGGCTTATTGAGACTATCACATCTCCATTCATATCTTCGGTATTTCAACTCGTCAAAGGCGTATTTCATCAGCAAATACTGAGCTTCGGTAGCAATTGGAGTTTTCTTAAGGTGACCCGAGTAAATAACATATCCGACCTCAATAGAACCATTCTGCTCGTTAACActaatcaaagaaatcataCCAACGGCACGCCCGGAACTCTTGTCGATAACGGCAAAAAATACAGATTTGTCATCTGAGTTACatttattgatgaaacctttgaaatccTGGAGGCTAGCGAATGGGCCACAGGGCACATAAGTCCAAATCGAATTGCCGGAGCTTTCATAAGATTCATACAGCTGCGAAGCGTGTTTCTCAATGTTCAAAGGCTGAAGTTCACAGTATTTACCGGTAAAAGTGACCCGCTGTGGAAGTTCCCTGGTACTCCAGTTCTCAATGGCAAACCCAATCTCTTGATTGAACTCATTGATACGCGTACCCGCCATTATTCACTgattctttgagaagttggACGAATGCAGTCCTGCCAGTCTACAGATCCCTTAACTTATATAACTTCGTATTTTAATCTTAGTAGATCGCCAACCGACGATGCCGCGCGGATCCAGGATGAGTCAGTTTTCGCTTGATAGTTGCGAGTAAACGGTAAAGCTGTTCCATACTTGAACAATTACGTACAGTTTAATAACAAAAACATCAAGGAACACTGCATGGCACTAGTTTTCCAGACCctcttgattttttaatATCCATCTGATAAAGGTGAACTTGGCCCAATGACTCACACATACTTCGTTTACAAAAATTGCAAGTATCGCTGTTTATGAGATCTCTCCTCAACTAACCTACCCAATCGGGATATACTTGAGAATCTCGCGACTCGAAACGAAGCGTTCGGAAGTTGCCTTTAACTACAGCTCGAGTGTAGAGAGATCTCAATCCTATCACCAAATTAACTTTCTGGTGTAGTTAGAACCACGCTTCCTCGAGCATCGGCCTTAGCTGCGTGCCCCACATTGC
This DNA window, taken from Torulaspora delbrueckii CBS 1146 chromosome 2, complete genome, encodes the following:
- the TDEL0B07660 gene encoding uncharacterized protein, coding for MAGTRINEFNQEIGFAIENWSTRELPQRVTFTGKYCELQPLNIEKHASQLYESYESSGNSIWTYVPCGPFASLQDFKGFINKCNSDDKSVFFAVIDKSSGRAVGMISLISVNEQNGSIEVGYVIYSGHLKKTPIATEAQYLLMKYAFDELKYRRYEWRCDSLNKPSSNAAKRLGFTVEGTFRQAMVYKGRSRDTTYLSIIDSEWKTCQEAFEKWLSPDNLVNGVQKRSLNDIRDQCREKSK
- the TDEL0B07640 gene encoding SDR family oxidoreductase (similar to Saccharomyces cerevisiae YIR036C), whose amino-acid sequence is MGKVILVTGASRGIGKSIVEVILNTSDDAVVYGVARSEAPLKEIKQKYGDRFFYVVGDITDDVVLKKLVDQAVKGHGKIDSVVANAGVLEPVQHVNDIVVDQWKKLYDVNFFSIVSLVSITLPEVKKSHGNFVFVSSDASDTYFNCWGAYGSSKAALNHFALTIANEEPSVKALAVAPGIVDTQMQVEIRENVGPKAMSDDALNMFKGLKSSNKLLDSTVPATVYAKLALDGIPEDVSGKYLSYDDESLKAFQA
- the PAN3 gene encoding PAN-complex poly(A)-binding subunit PAN3 (similar to Saccharomyces cerevisiae PAN3 (YKL025C); ancestral locus Anc_2.669), encoding MFTKIAQKRQVAVAHTSGFEYISIVMDKTNMDWAKDIPCRNVIIYGYCRKEQEGCPFKHENHETAGQTTTTTMKVPSSSEGPTLISSHPGPSPSTPTPKFNAKISASFTPMSAKGANVATLSLESEPSGRASPDFHIPGLSSTPQLPSLSSGGSFGAPAFNPYAAESFTPASSAGVRLNHLTMHDDSNGTLGASHDAEGTLSMAATGLTIGEPPVSGTSHVALKYPTIYPPPHSLLQYHLYAPDPPPHLRVSLKPNERTPESLFIPNDLREELVKRNLASLQVFPLGGATPTIVQDYFGLVPLDFNKSTGTKDSFMGHKNSLYKVFSNLDGKLYLLRRIHDVKGMDQIQLSSTYQAWSKISSANVVKLTDLFLTTKFGDSSLCAVYDYYPLAKSLYDTHFASFPLTPITQEYLWTYLVQITNGMKTIHANGLAVGSLDWDKVIVTGAPGRIKISGCGALNALRYNEHHDLHAEQQEDYKKLGNLLRDLASKIGPNKDPSIDDLVVEESFKSVLKYLLDEENSNKDIRTLTMLFYEKLYSCVDSSLSYTEYTEGVLSRELENGRLFRLMCKLNCIYGRMESRIDVDWSESGGKFPIVLFYDFVFHQVDASGKNILDLTHVLRCLNKLDAGVSEKIVLATPDEMNCIIISYKELKDLIDYTFRSLAQ